A genomic segment from Salvelinus alpinus chromosome 8, SLU_Salpinus.1, whole genome shotgun sequence encodes:
- the LOC139583493 gene encoding ribosomal protein S6 kinase alpha-3-like isoform X1: MTEAKAVCVSLGVLTSRLKALGCLLIQNFTGDLTRNCTRNFTGKERDWGLFTRAGCGCSETQGAEDESVNEINITNHTKEGSEKGDPRQFELRKVLGQGSFGKVFLVKKTTGPDTGQLYAMKVLKKATLKVRDRVRTKMERDILVEVNHPFIVKLHYAFQTEGKLYLILDFLRGGDLFTRLSKEVMFTEEDVKFYLAELALALDHLHSLGIIYRDLKPENILLDEEGHIKLTDFGLSKESIDHENKAYSFCGTVEYMAPEVVNRRGHTTSADWWSYGVLMFEMLTGTLPFQGKDRKETMNMILKAKLGMPQFLSPEAQSLLRNLFKRNPTNRLGAGPDGVEEIKRHHFYCTVDWNKLFRRELHPPFKPATGRPDDTFYFDPEFTAKTPKDSPGVPPSANAHQLFRGFSFVAITTEEEAQPLQATIVKQLHRNVSQFSEAYEMKEDIGLGSYSVCKRCIHKTTGMEYAVKIISKAKRDPTEEVEILLRYGQHPNVITLKDVFDDGRTVYLVTELMKGGELLDKILRQKFFSEREASAVLYTITKTVEYLHVQGVVHRDLKPSNILYVDESGNAESIRICDFGFAKQLRAENGLLMTPCYTANFVAPEVLKKQGYDAACDIWSLGVLLYTMLTGFTPFANGLEDTPEEILARIGSGKFSLTGGYWNSVSAEAKELVSKMLHVDPHQRLTAGQVLRHPWVTQRDQLPKFTLTRQDAPHLVKFDLICAGRHGSNLLCPQQERSTCPGPCGMFHSGPTEGDEETHIHCPLTFNLSPRTYNLAGGLFRQTGRPGPSGDLDRTLMHLGPP, from the exons ATGACTGAGGCcaaagcagtgtgtgtgtcgcTGGGTGTTCTGACTAGCAGACTCAAGGCCCTAGGATGTCTACTGATCCAAAACTTTACCGGAGACCTTACCAGGAACTGCACCAGAAACTTTACCGGGAAGGAGCGGGACTGGGGTTTGTTTACCAGGGCAGGATGCGGGTGTTCCGAAACCCAGGGGGCT GAGGATGAGAGTGTCAATGAGATCAACATCACCAACCATACCAAGGAGGGATCAGAGAAGGGTGACCCTCGACAGTTTGAGCTCCGCAAGGTCCTAGGACAAGGCTCATtcggaaag gtgttccTGGTCAAGAAGACTACAGGTCCAGATACAGGACAGCTATACGCCATGAAGGTTCTGAAGAAAGCCACACTGAAAG tgcgTGACAGGGTGAGGACTAAAATGGAGAGAGACATTTTGGTGGAGGTCAACCATCCCTTCATCGTTAAACTGCACTATG CGTTCCAAACAGAAGGGAAACTCTACCTCATCCTGGACTTCCTACGAGGAGGAGACCTCTTCACACGACTGTCTAAAGAG gtGATGTTCACAGAGGAAGATGTGAAGTTCTACTTGGCAGAGTTGGCCCTGGCGCTGGACCACCTTCACAGCCTGGGCATCATCTACAGAGACCTCAAACCAGAGAa CATTCTGCTAGACGAGGAGGGACACATCAAGCTGACAG acttcgGCCTCAGTAAGGAGTCTATAGACCATGAGAACAAGGCCTATTCGTTCTGTGGGACGGTGGAGTACATGGCTCCGGAGGTGGTCAACAGGAGAGGCCACACCACCAGCGCTGATTGGTGGTCCTACGGTGTGCTCATG TTTGAGATGCTGACCGGAACGCTACCATTCCAGGGGAAAGACCGCAAGGAGACCATGAACATGATCCTCAA GGCTAAGTTGGGGATGCCACAGTTTCTGAGTCCAGAAGCCCAGAGTCTCCTGAGGAACCTTTTCAAACGCAACCCTACTAACAGGCTAG GAGCCGGCCCAGACGGAGTGGAAGAGATCAAGAGACACCACTTCTACTGCACCGTAGACTGGAAC AAACTGTTCCGTAGAGAGCTCCACCCTCCCTTCAAACCTGCTACGGGACGACCTGACGACACCTTCTATTTCGACCCAGAGTTCACTGCTAAAACACccaaag attcccCGGGGGTTCCACCCAGTGCCAACGCCCACCAGCTGTTCCGAGGATTCAGTTTCGTAGCCATAACAACAGAAGAAGAGGCACAACCACTACAGGCTACAATAgtgaag CAGCTGCACAGAAATGTGTCCCAGTTTTCTGAAGCATATGAAATGAAGGAGGATATAGGACTGGGATCATACTCTGTCTGCAAACGGTGCATACACAAGACCACTGGCATGGAGTACGCAGTCAAG ATCATCAGTAAGGCCAAGAGAGATCCAACGGAGGAGGTGGAGATTCTACTGAGATACGGACAACATCCCAACGTCATCACACTGAAGGAC GTGTTTGATGACGGCAGGACAGTGTATCTGGTCACAGAGCTGATGAAGGGAGGAGAGCTGCTGGATAAGATACTGAGACAGAAGTTCTTCTCAGAGAGGGAAGCTAGTGCTGTCCTATACACCATCACCAAGACTGTTGAATACCTACACGTACAGGGG GTGGTGCACAGGGACCTGAAGCCCAGTAATATCCTGTATGTGGATGAGAGTGGGAACGCTGAGTCCATCAGGATCTGTGACTTTGGTTTTGCCAAGCAGCTGAGAGCTGAGAATGGCCTGCTGATGACGCCGTGCTACACAGCTAACTTTGTAGCTCCAGAG GTGTTGAAGAAGCAGGGTTATGATGCTGCCTGTGACATCTGGAGTCTGGGAGTCCTACTCTACACCATGCTGACAGG GTTCACTCCATTTGCCAATGGTCTAGAGGACACTCCAGAGGAGATCCTGGCTCGGATCGGTAGCGGGAAGTTCTCTCTGACCGGAGGATACTGGAATTCTGTCTCAGCCGAggccaag gAGCTGGTGTCTAAGATGTTACACGTGGACCCCCACCAGCGTTTGACGGCTGGCCAGGTGTTGCGTCATCCCTGGGTCACACAACGCGACCAGCTGCCCAAATTCACActcaccagacaggatgctccaCACCTGGTCAAG tttgatttgatttgtgcagGGCGCCATGGCAGCAACCTACTCTGCCCTCAACAGGAACGTTCCACCTGTCCTGGACCCTGTGGGATGTTCCACTCTGGCCCAACGGAGGGGGATGAAGAAACTCACATCCACTGCcctctgacctttaacctttcACCCCGGACTTATAACCTTGCTGGAGGTCTGTTCAGACAGACGGGCAGACCTGGTCCCTCAGGTGACCTGGACAGAACTCTGATGCACCTGGGACCCCCCTGA
- the LOC139583493 gene encoding ribosomal protein S6 kinase alpha-3-like isoform X5 produces MTEAKAVCVSLGVLTSRLKALGCLLIQNFTGDLTRNCTRNFTGKERDWGLFTRAGCGCSETQGAEDESVNEINITNHTKEGSEKGDPRQFELRKVLGQGSFGKVFLVKKTTGPDTGQLYAMKVLKKATLKVRDRVRTKMERDILVEVNHPFIVKLHYAFQTEGKLYLILDFLRGGDLFTRLSKEVMFTEEDVKFYLAELALALDHLHSLGIIYRDLKPENILLDEEGHIKLTDFGLSKESIDHENKAYSFCGTVEYMAPEVVNRRGHTTSADWWSYGVLMFEMLTGTLPFQGKDRKETMNMILKAKLGMPQFLSPEAQSLLRNLFKRNPTNRLGAGPDGVEEIKRHHFYCTVDWNKLFRRELHPPFKPATGRPDDTFYFDPEFTAKTPKDSPGVPPSANAHQLFRGFSFVAITTEEEAQPLQATIVKLHRNVSQFSEAYEMKEDIGLGSYSVCKRCIHKTTGMEYAVKIISKAKRDPTEEVEILLRYGQHPNVITLKDVFDDGRTVYLVTELMKGGELLDKILRQKFFSEREASAVLYTITKTVEYLHVQGVVHRDLKPSNILYVDESGNAESIRICDFGFAKQLRAENGLLMTPCYTANFVAPEVLKKQGYDAACDIWSLGVLLYTMLTGFTPFANGLEDTPEEILARIGSGKFSLTGGYWNSVSAEAKELVSKMLHVDPHQRLTAGQVLRHPWVTQRDQLPKFTLTRQDAPHLVKGAMAATYSALNRNVPPVLDPVGCSTLAQRRGMKKLTSTAL; encoded by the exons ATGACTGAGGCcaaagcagtgtgtgtgtcgcTGGGTGTTCTGACTAGCAGACTCAAGGCCCTAGGATGTCTACTGATCCAAAACTTTACCGGAGACCTTACCAGGAACTGCACCAGAAACTTTACCGGGAAGGAGCGGGACTGGGGTTTGTTTACCAGGGCAGGATGCGGGTGTTCCGAAACCCAGGGGGCT GAGGATGAGAGTGTCAATGAGATCAACATCACCAACCATACCAAGGAGGGATCAGAGAAGGGTGACCCTCGACAGTTTGAGCTCCGCAAGGTCCTAGGACAAGGCTCATtcggaaag gtgttccTGGTCAAGAAGACTACAGGTCCAGATACAGGACAGCTATACGCCATGAAGGTTCTGAAGAAAGCCACACTGAAAG tgcgTGACAGGGTGAGGACTAAAATGGAGAGAGACATTTTGGTGGAGGTCAACCATCCCTTCATCGTTAAACTGCACTATG CGTTCCAAACAGAAGGGAAACTCTACCTCATCCTGGACTTCCTACGAGGAGGAGACCTCTTCACACGACTGTCTAAAGAG gtGATGTTCACAGAGGAAGATGTGAAGTTCTACTTGGCAGAGTTGGCCCTGGCGCTGGACCACCTTCACAGCCTGGGCATCATCTACAGAGACCTCAAACCAGAGAa CATTCTGCTAGACGAGGAGGGACACATCAAGCTGACAG acttcgGCCTCAGTAAGGAGTCTATAGACCATGAGAACAAGGCCTATTCGTTCTGTGGGACGGTGGAGTACATGGCTCCGGAGGTGGTCAACAGGAGAGGCCACACCACCAGCGCTGATTGGTGGTCCTACGGTGTGCTCATG TTTGAGATGCTGACCGGAACGCTACCATTCCAGGGGAAAGACCGCAAGGAGACCATGAACATGATCCTCAA GGCTAAGTTGGGGATGCCACAGTTTCTGAGTCCAGAAGCCCAGAGTCTCCTGAGGAACCTTTTCAAACGCAACCCTACTAACAGGCTAG GAGCCGGCCCAGACGGAGTGGAAGAGATCAAGAGACACCACTTCTACTGCACCGTAGACTGGAAC AAACTGTTCCGTAGAGAGCTCCACCCTCCCTTCAAACCTGCTACGGGACGACCTGACGACACCTTCTATTTCGACCCAGAGTTCACTGCTAAAACACccaaag attcccCGGGGGTTCCACCCAGTGCCAACGCCCACCAGCTGTTCCGAGGATTCAGTTTCGTAGCCATAACAACAGAAGAAGAGGCACAACCACTACAGGCTACAATAgtgaag CTGCACAGAAATGTGTCCCAGTTTTCTGAAGCATATGAAATGAAGGAGGATATAGGACTGGGATCATACTCTGTCTGCAAACGGTGCATACACAAGACCACTGGCATGGAGTACGCAGTCAAG ATCATCAGTAAGGCCAAGAGAGATCCAACGGAGGAGGTGGAGATTCTACTGAGATACGGACAACATCCCAACGTCATCACACTGAAGGAC GTGTTTGATGACGGCAGGACAGTGTATCTGGTCACAGAGCTGATGAAGGGAGGAGAGCTGCTGGATAAGATACTGAGACAGAAGTTCTTCTCAGAGAGGGAAGCTAGTGCTGTCCTATACACCATCACCAAGACTGTTGAATACCTACACGTACAGGGG GTGGTGCACAGGGACCTGAAGCCCAGTAATATCCTGTATGTGGATGAGAGTGGGAACGCTGAGTCCATCAGGATCTGTGACTTTGGTTTTGCCAAGCAGCTGAGAGCTGAGAATGGCCTGCTGATGACGCCGTGCTACACAGCTAACTTTGTAGCTCCAGAG GTGTTGAAGAAGCAGGGTTATGATGCTGCCTGTGACATCTGGAGTCTGGGAGTCCTACTCTACACCATGCTGACAGG GTTCACTCCATTTGCCAATGGTCTAGAGGACACTCCAGAGGAGATCCTGGCTCGGATCGGTAGCGGGAAGTTCTCTCTGACCGGAGGATACTGGAATTCTGTCTCAGCCGAggccaag gAGCTGGTGTCTAAGATGTTACACGTGGACCCCCACCAGCGTTTGACGGCTGGCCAGGTGTTGCGTCATCCCTGGGTCACACAACGCGACCAGCTGCCCAAATTCACActcaccagacaggatgctccaCACCTGGTCAAG GGCGCCATGGCAGCAACCTACTCTGCCCTCAACAGGAACGTTCCACCTGTCCTGGACCCTGTGGGATGTTCCACTCTGGCCCAACGGAGGGGGATGAAGAAACTCACATCCACTGCcctctga
- the LOC139583493 gene encoding ribosomal protein S6 kinase alpha-3-like isoform X4 gives MTEAKAVCVSLGVLTSRLKALGCLLIQNFTGDLTRNCTRNFTGKERDWGLFTRAGCGCSETQGAEDESVNEINITNHTKEGSEKGDPRQFELRKVLGQGSFGKVFLVKKTTGPDTGQLYAMKVLKKATLKVRDRVRTKMERDILVEVNHPFIVKLHYAFQTEGKLYLILDFLRGGDLFTRLSKEVMFTEEDVKFYLAELALALDHLHSLGIIYRDLKPENILLDEEGHIKLTDFGLSKESIDHENKAYSFCGTVEYMAPEVVNRRGHTTSADWWSYGVLMFEMLTGTLPFQGKDRKETMNMILKAKLGMPQFLSPEAQSLLRNLFKRNPTNRLGAGPDGVEEIKRHHFYCTVDWNKLFRRELHPPFKPATGRPDDTFYFDPEFTAKTPKDSPGVPPSANAHQLFRGFSFVAITTEEEAQPLQATIVKQLHRNVSQFSEAYEMKEDIGLGSYSVCKRCIHKTTGMEYAVKIISKAKRDPTEEVEILLRYGQHPNVITLKDVFDDGRTVYLVTELMKGGELLDKILRQKFFSEREASAVLYTITKTVEYLHVQGVVHRDLKPSNILYVDESGNAESIRICDFGFAKQLRAENGLLMTPCYTANFVAPEVLKKQGYDAACDIWSLGVLLYTMLTGFTPFANGLEDTPEEILARIGSGKFSLTGGYWNSVSAEAKELVSKMLHVDPHQRLTAGQVLRHPWVTQRDQLPKFTLTRQDAPHLVKGAMAATYSALNRNVPPVLDPVGCSTLAQRRGMKKLTSTAL, from the exons ATGACTGAGGCcaaagcagtgtgtgtgtcgcTGGGTGTTCTGACTAGCAGACTCAAGGCCCTAGGATGTCTACTGATCCAAAACTTTACCGGAGACCTTACCAGGAACTGCACCAGAAACTTTACCGGGAAGGAGCGGGACTGGGGTTTGTTTACCAGGGCAGGATGCGGGTGTTCCGAAACCCAGGGGGCT GAGGATGAGAGTGTCAATGAGATCAACATCACCAACCATACCAAGGAGGGATCAGAGAAGGGTGACCCTCGACAGTTTGAGCTCCGCAAGGTCCTAGGACAAGGCTCATtcggaaag gtgttccTGGTCAAGAAGACTACAGGTCCAGATACAGGACAGCTATACGCCATGAAGGTTCTGAAGAAAGCCACACTGAAAG tgcgTGACAGGGTGAGGACTAAAATGGAGAGAGACATTTTGGTGGAGGTCAACCATCCCTTCATCGTTAAACTGCACTATG CGTTCCAAACAGAAGGGAAACTCTACCTCATCCTGGACTTCCTACGAGGAGGAGACCTCTTCACACGACTGTCTAAAGAG gtGATGTTCACAGAGGAAGATGTGAAGTTCTACTTGGCAGAGTTGGCCCTGGCGCTGGACCACCTTCACAGCCTGGGCATCATCTACAGAGACCTCAAACCAGAGAa CATTCTGCTAGACGAGGAGGGACACATCAAGCTGACAG acttcgGCCTCAGTAAGGAGTCTATAGACCATGAGAACAAGGCCTATTCGTTCTGTGGGACGGTGGAGTACATGGCTCCGGAGGTGGTCAACAGGAGAGGCCACACCACCAGCGCTGATTGGTGGTCCTACGGTGTGCTCATG TTTGAGATGCTGACCGGAACGCTACCATTCCAGGGGAAAGACCGCAAGGAGACCATGAACATGATCCTCAA GGCTAAGTTGGGGATGCCACAGTTTCTGAGTCCAGAAGCCCAGAGTCTCCTGAGGAACCTTTTCAAACGCAACCCTACTAACAGGCTAG GAGCCGGCCCAGACGGAGTGGAAGAGATCAAGAGACACCACTTCTACTGCACCGTAGACTGGAAC AAACTGTTCCGTAGAGAGCTCCACCCTCCCTTCAAACCTGCTACGGGACGACCTGACGACACCTTCTATTTCGACCCAGAGTTCACTGCTAAAACACccaaag attcccCGGGGGTTCCACCCAGTGCCAACGCCCACCAGCTGTTCCGAGGATTCAGTTTCGTAGCCATAACAACAGAAGAAGAGGCACAACCACTACAGGCTACAATAgtgaag CAGCTGCACAGAAATGTGTCCCAGTTTTCTGAAGCATATGAAATGAAGGAGGATATAGGACTGGGATCATACTCTGTCTGCAAACGGTGCATACACAAGACCACTGGCATGGAGTACGCAGTCAAG ATCATCAGTAAGGCCAAGAGAGATCCAACGGAGGAGGTGGAGATTCTACTGAGATACGGACAACATCCCAACGTCATCACACTGAAGGAC GTGTTTGATGACGGCAGGACAGTGTATCTGGTCACAGAGCTGATGAAGGGAGGAGAGCTGCTGGATAAGATACTGAGACAGAAGTTCTTCTCAGAGAGGGAAGCTAGTGCTGTCCTATACACCATCACCAAGACTGTTGAATACCTACACGTACAGGGG GTGGTGCACAGGGACCTGAAGCCCAGTAATATCCTGTATGTGGATGAGAGTGGGAACGCTGAGTCCATCAGGATCTGTGACTTTGGTTTTGCCAAGCAGCTGAGAGCTGAGAATGGCCTGCTGATGACGCCGTGCTACACAGCTAACTTTGTAGCTCCAGAG GTGTTGAAGAAGCAGGGTTATGATGCTGCCTGTGACATCTGGAGTCTGGGAGTCCTACTCTACACCATGCTGACAGG GTTCACTCCATTTGCCAATGGTCTAGAGGACACTCCAGAGGAGATCCTGGCTCGGATCGGTAGCGGGAAGTTCTCTCTGACCGGAGGATACTGGAATTCTGTCTCAGCCGAggccaag gAGCTGGTGTCTAAGATGTTACACGTGGACCCCCACCAGCGTTTGACGGCTGGCCAGGTGTTGCGTCATCCCTGGGTCACACAACGCGACCAGCTGCCCAAATTCACActcaccagacaggatgctccaCACCTGGTCAAG GGCGCCATGGCAGCAACCTACTCTGCCCTCAACAGGAACGTTCCACCTGTCCTGGACCCTGTGGGATGTTCCACTCTGGCCCAACGGAGGGGGATGAAGAAACTCACATCCACTGCcctctga
- the LOC139583493 gene encoding ribosomal protein S6 kinase alpha-3-like isoform X2 — MTEAKAVCVSLGVLTSRLKALGCLLIQNFTGDLTRNCTRNFTGKERDWGLFTRAGCGCSETQGAEDESVNEINITNHTKEGSEKGDPRQFELRKVLGQGSFGKVFLVKKTTGPDTGQLYAMKVLKKATLKVRDRVRTKMERDILVEVNHPFIVKLHYAFQTEGKLYLILDFLRGGDLFTRLSKEVMFTEEDVKFYLAELALALDHLHSLGIIYRDLKPENILLDEEGHIKLTDFGLSKESIDHENKAYSFCGTVEYMAPEVVNRRGHTTSADWWSYGVLMFEMLTGTLPFQGKDRKETMNMILKAKLGMPQFLSPEAQSLLRNLFKRNPTNRLGAGPDGVEEIKRHHFYCTVDWNKLFRRELHPPFKPATGRPDDTFYFDPEFTAKTPKDSPGVPPSANAHQLFRGFSFVAITTEEEAQPLQATIVKLHRNVSQFSEAYEMKEDIGLGSYSVCKRCIHKTTGMEYAVKIISKAKRDPTEEVEILLRYGQHPNVITLKDVFDDGRTVYLVTELMKGGELLDKILRQKFFSEREASAVLYTITKTVEYLHVQGVVHRDLKPSNILYVDESGNAESIRICDFGFAKQLRAENGLLMTPCYTANFVAPEVLKKQGYDAACDIWSLGVLLYTMLTGFTPFANGLEDTPEEILARIGSGKFSLTGGYWNSVSAEAKELVSKMLHVDPHQRLTAGQVLRHPWVTQRDQLPKFTLTRQDAPHLVKFDLICAGRHGSNLLCPQQERSTCPGPCGMFHSGPTEGDEETHIHCPLTFNLSPRTYNLAGGLFRQTGRPGPSGDLDRTLMHLGPP, encoded by the exons ATGACTGAGGCcaaagcagtgtgtgtgtcgcTGGGTGTTCTGACTAGCAGACTCAAGGCCCTAGGATGTCTACTGATCCAAAACTTTACCGGAGACCTTACCAGGAACTGCACCAGAAACTTTACCGGGAAGGAGCGGGACTGGGGTTTGTTTACCAGGGCAGGATGCGGGTGTTCCGAAACCCAGGGGGCT GAGGATGAGAGTGTCAATGAGATCAACATCACCAACCATACCAAGGAGGGATCAGAGAAGGGTGACCCTCGACAGTTTGAGCTCCGCAAGGTCCTAGGACAAGGCTCATtcggaaag gtgttccTGGTCAAGAAGACTACAGGTCCAGATACAGGACAGCTATACGCCATGAAGGTTCTGAAGAAAGCCACACTGAAAG tgcgTGACAGGGTGAGGACTAAAATGGAGAGAGACATTTTGGTGGAGGTCAACCATCCCTTCATCGTTAAACTGCACTATG CGTTCCAAACAGAAGGGAAACTCTACCTCATCCTGGACTTCCTACGAGGAGGAGACCTCTTCACACGACTGTCTAAAGAG gtGATGTTCACAGAGGAAGATGTGAAGTTCTACTTGGCAGAGTTGGCCCTGGCGCTGGACCACCTTCACAGCCTGGGCATCATCTACAGAGACCTCAAACCAGAGAa CATTCTGCTAGACGAGGAGGGACACATCAAGCTGACAG acttcgGCCTCAGTAAGGAGTCTATAGACCATGAGAACAAGGCCTATTCGTTCTGTGGGACGGTGGAGTACATGGCTCCGGAGGTGGTCAACAGGAGAGGCCACACCACCAGCGCTGATTGGTGGTCCTACGGTGTGCTCATG TTTGAGATGCTGACCGGAACGCTACCATTCCAGGGGAAAGACCGCAAGGAGACCATGAACATGATCCTCAA GGCTAAGTTGGGGATGCCACAGTTTCTGAGTCCAGAAGCCCAGAGTCTCCTGAGGAACCTTTTCAAACGCAACCCTACTAACAGGCTAG GAGCCGGCCCAGACGGAGTGGAAGAGATCAAGAGACACCACTTCTACTGCACCGTAGACTGGAAC AAACTGTTCCGTAGAGAGCTCCACCCTCCCTTCAAACCTGCTACGGGACGACCTGACGACACCTTCTATTTCGACCCAGAGTTCACTGCTAAAACACccaaag attcccCGGGGGTTCCACCCAGTGCCAACGCCCACCAGCTGTTCCGAGGATTCAGTTTCGTAGCCATAACAACAGAAGAAGAGGCACAACCACTACAGGCTACAATAgtgaag CTGCACAGAAATGTGTCCCAGTTTTCTGAAGCATATGAAATGAAGGAGGATATAGGACTGGGATCATACTCTGTCTGCAAACGGTGCATACACAAGACCACTGGCATGGAGTACGCAGTCAAG ATCATCAGTAAGGCCAAGAGAGATCCAACGGAGGAGGTGGAGATTCTACTGAGATACGGACAACATCCCAACGTCATCACACTGAAGGAC GTGTTTGATGACGGCAGGACAGTGTATCTGGTCACAGAGCTGATGAAGGGAGGAGAGCTGCTGGATAAGATACTGAGACAGAAGTTCTTCTCAGAGAGGGAAGCTAGTGCTGTCCTATACACCATCACCAAGACTGTTGAATACCTACACGTACAGGGG GTGGTGCACAGGGACCTGAAGCCCAGTAATATCCTGTATGTGGATGAGAGTGGGAACGCTGAGTCCATCAGGATCTGTGACTTTGGTTTTGCCAAGCAGCTGAGAGCTGAGAATGGCCTGCTGATGACGCCGTGCTACACAGCTAACTTTGTAGCTCCAGAG GTGTTGAAGAAGCAGGGTTATGATGCTGCCTGTGACATCTGGAGTCTGGGAGTCCTACTCTACACCATGCTGACAGG GTTCACTCCATTTGCCAATGGTCTAGAGGACACTCCAGAGGAGATCCTGGCTCGGATCGGTAGCGGGAAGTTCTCTCTGACCGGAGGATACTGGAATTCTGTCTCAGCCGAggccaag gAGCTGGTGTCTAAGATGTTACACGTGGACCCCCACCAGCGTTTGACGGCTGGCCAGGTGTTGCGTCATCCCTGGGTCACACAACGCGACCAGCTGCCCAAATTCACActcaccagacaggatgctccaCACCTGGTCAAG tttgatttgatttgtgcagGGCGCCATGGCAGCAACCTACTCTGCCCTCAACAGGAACGTTCCACCTGTCCTGGACCCTGTGGGATGTTCCACTCTGGCCCAACGGAGGGGGATGAAGAAACTCACATCCACTGCcctctgacctttaacctttcACCCCGGACTTATAACCTTGCTGGAGGTCTGTTCAGACAGACGGGCAGACCTGGTCCCTCAGGTGACCTGGACAGAACTCTGATGCACCTGGGACCCCCCTGA